GGATGCGGCCAGGCGGCATCAGGTGGCGGCTGCCGCGCCGATCCCGATGAGGACCAGCGCGCCGATCACGCCCTGGTAGAAGCTGTCCCAGCTGGGCGCCTCCATCGGGTCGAGCTCCTGGAACCGGATGCTCATCTCCGTGCTGTCGTTCATTCACATCACCTCCTCTCGGCCGTTCGGGGCCGGCGATCGCCGACCGGGGGCGTGCTCCACCGGGAGTCGTGGAGCACGGCGCGGATGTCCGCGGCACGGATTCCGCGCAGCATGGGTCGGTGGTCTCCCCAGGCGGTCTCGACCGCGGCGGCGACCCGATCGATCTCCCGTGCGCTCGGGCGCGGCGGTGACGGGAGGTCTGCCTGATCGACGAGCGCGGCGATGCCGGCGGCCGGCTCGCGGGGTAGCCCGGTCGCGCCCACGACGCCCGTCCAGAACGCCTCGAGGCTGACGCGATCACCCCAGCGGAGATCGCCCGCGCCGATCCGACGCCAGACCGCGGCGATGACCGCCACGGTGGCTGTCATCTTGCGCGCGCCGAGATGGAAGGCGACCTCGTTCGCGAGATACCAGTGTCGGGCGCTGTACGGATCGGGTCCGCGGAGCGCCGCCGTGCGCTGGGTGGCGGCACTCAGGCGCGCGAGACGCAGGCGCCCCGCCGCCGATATCGCTTCGCCGGCTGCGGCCTCGAGGAGAGCGCGGCCGAGCAGCCTCGCGTCGCGCTCCGCTCGCTCCGTCCGCGGGCTCGTCGACGCTCCGGCCACCCGGAGGAAAGCCTCCAGCGCCCCTTCCCGCACGGCAGCGGGGCTGAGCGTGGCGAGCCGTTCGGGATCGAGGACGGCGTGACGCGGGCGCAGCGGTCGACCGATGAGGAGCCGGGACCCGTACCTGTTCCGGAGGATGGCGACGCTGTTCGTCTCCGAGGACGTGCCGAGTGTCGACGGCATCGCGATGATGTCGACGGGCGGAGGCGCGTCGGGCAGGACCGTGAGCGCTGCCGTCGCCGCGTGCCGGAGGGCGAAGTCGAAGAGGCGTCCGGGGCTGAGCGCGAGGGCCGCGATCTTGCTCGCATCGAGGACGCTTCCGCCTCCGACGGCCACGATGACCTCGGGCGGGCGCCGGATGATCTCGTCGGCGATCAGGAGGACCCCCGACCTCGTCCACCGCGGAGGCGTCCACCGTCATCCTCCGCACCTGCTGTGCGGTCGGAAAGGTGTGCGCGACGGCCGCGTCGGCGATCACGAGCGTGTCCCGCCCCGCCGTCAGACGCCCCGTCGTCTCTCGGGCGCGGGGCCCGTGCCACAGTGTGGGGACGCGGCCGGCGAAGGGCGCGCTCATGCCGCCGCCTCCCGCACGAGCGCCAGACCGGCCCGCACGGCACGATCGGTCTCGGCCAGTTCCGCCGGCGAGAAGCCGTAGGCGGGGATGAGCTGGAAGGAGCTCGGACCGGGGTGGACCACGACGCCGCTGTCGGAGATGGCGGACACCACCTCCAGGACCTCGGTGCCGGAGAGCGGGGAGTCGTCGGGCCGACGGAGCCCCAGGCCGACGAAGCAGCCGGAGCCGGTGACATCGGTGACGATCCCCTCGTCCTGCCAGCTCCGGGCGAGGCGGTGCAGCGCGGTCGCCAGTGCCTGGGCGGTCGCCTCGACGTCGATACAGCGGAGCTCGTCGATCACGGCGAGGATCGCCGCGGCGCAGGCCGGCGTGCCCGCCTGCGTCTCCCCGTGGACGAAGGTCCACCCGCCGCGCGCGTAGGCCATCGCGATGCGGTGTCCGACGAGGAGCACGGCGGCCCCCATCGCGCCGTTCGTCAGCGCCTTCGACAGGATGAGGACGTCCGGAGCGGACGCCCAGCGGTCGGTGGCGAACAGCGAGCCGGTGCGGCCGAAGCCGGTCGCGACCTCGTCCGCGACCAGCAGGAACCCGTGCCGCTCCCGCAGCTCCAGGAGACGGTGGACGAAGGCGTCGGACAGGGCGTGGGCGCCGCTGCCCAGGACCGGCTCCACCACGACCGAGGCGACGCGGGACCCCTCGCGCTCCAGCAGCGCCGCGAGTTCCTCCCCGTCGTCGGAGTGCGACACGTGCCGCACCGTCCGCCGGTCGACGCCGTAGACGGACTGCAGCAGCTCGTCGCCGCTCAGCACGTGACTGCCGTACATCGTGCCGTGATAGCTGCCGCGGAGACCGACGACGAGGGATCGAGAGCCCGCGCCCTGCTGCGCCCAGTACTGCCGCGCGAGCTTCATCGCGGCATCGTTGGCCGCCCCGCCCGATGTGGAGAAGATCACGCGGCGGTAGCGCTCGGAACCCGCGAGGGCGATGAGGGCGTCGGCGGCATCCTCGGCGTACCGGTGCGGTGCGCGGAACAGCGACAGATACGAGGCGTCGTGCGCGGCCCTGTTCACCGCTTCGGCGACCCGGGGGTTGCCGAAGCCGAGGGGGACGTTCCACAGCCCGCTCGTCGCGCACAGACGGTGGGAGCCGTCGGCGTAGGAGATCCGATGCCCGGAGGCGCCCACCGCCACGCGATCCGTCGGGAAGGCGGTGTCGGCGGGGAGCATGGATGTCCACAGCGCGTGCGGCACGCTCATCGGGTGCCGCCGCTCTGGCCGCTCTCGACCGGACGGCCGAGATGGAGGCCGAGCACCTCCAGCGCCTCGAGGCAGAGTCGCCGCGCATGCGCGTCGGGCACTCCGCACGCCCGTGCCACGCGAGCCGCCGCCAGCCCGCGCGTCCGCGAGGTCTGGATCGCGTCGACCACGGTGGCGGTCAGCGGGGACAGCAGGTGCCGGCGCCGCGTCCCGACATCGGCGAGCAGGAACCCCTCGGCGGTGTCGAGCAGGAACGGATCGGTGGCCTCGGGCTCCGCATCCGCCAGGCCGTCGTCGAGGAGCGTCCACCCGAAGCCCGCGATCCGGCCGGTGCCGTTCGGCAGGCGGAGCATCTTCCGGAGATCGGCCGCATCGAGGTACCGGCCGATCCACAGCCGGGCGTCGAGTTCGGTGATGAGGTCGGCCGAGCCGGGCACGCCACCCAGCGCCGATGCCCGAGGCAGGGCCTGCCCGAGGACGGCGGGGAGGTCGCGCACGTGACCGATCTCCTGCCCCTGCAGCCCGAGGTGCACGCCACCGTCCGCGGCGATGCGCAGGGCGCCCGGAGTCTCCACCTCGTGTGGCCGCGCGAGAACGTGGCGACCCGCGAGCAGCACCCGGGGGTCGAGCATCGCGGCGGCGAAGACCCCGGTGCTGCGGGCGAGATCGGCGTCGTCGAGGAAGGCGCGCCAGCTCGCCTCGTCGAAGAAGCGCACGGCCGTCGGTCCGATGATCTGGACGAACGAGGCCGCGATATAGTCCTGGAGCTCGACGCCGCGCTCCCCCAGGAAGAACTCGTCGCCGAGGTCGGCGAGCGTTCCGCTGTAACCGACGATCCTCGCCGTCCCCGGCCGCGACGTCGATTCGAGGGGCTGGAAGATCACATCCTCTGGCCCTGCCGCCGCAGCGACAGCCTCCGCCCCCGCCTCGGTCTCCCGCAGGAACACGCGGGTGCGGGCCTCCCGCGCTCCCGTGACCCACGCCCGCAGGGTGTGCGGGCCGAGGAGCGGGTCTTCGCCCGTCGGTCCCTCGTCGCGTCGTGCCGTCGTCGCACTCGTCCCCATGATCCTCCCAGAGAACCGGATCCGCCTGACGCCTTTGCGTCTTCATATGAAGATATCCAGACCTCTGATGACGTGCAATATAACAGCTCTCGCCGCCGCGCCCGGCGATCGCCGGTATGTCACGAGGCCGGCGGGACATCGGATAGGATGGACAGGTTGTTCCCTGGTGACGTGTCCGAGCGGCCGAAGGAGCACGCTTGGAAAGCGTGTGTTGTGCAAGCAACCGCGGGTTCGAATCCCGCCGTCACCGCCACAGACGAAGAAGACCTCCGCATCGCGGAGGTCTTCTTCGTTTCGGATGCCGTCAGCCGTCGAAGCGCACCCCGTACGTCAGACCACCCGGTCCGGACGGCAGCCGGGTCATGCCGAGCCGCTCGTAGAAGGCGGCCGCGCCGCTGTTCGCGGGGTCCATCCCCAGATGCAGGGCCGGGACACCGCGTCGGCGCAGCTCGGCGAAGAGCGTCTCGATGAGACCGCGCCCCAGCCCCTGCCCCTGGGTCTCCGGCAGCAGGTCGATGTGCAGATGCGCCGGATACTCCGCCGCGTTCGGCTCGACGCCCGGCTCCCTCGTGTACCCGTACTCGATCAGCTTCTGCTCGCGTGTCTGCGGGTCGGCCGACCGCGGATAGCGCGCGTGCAGGGTGGGCCACCACTCATCACGGAACCAGGCGTAGAACGCGTCGGTGTCGTCGGTGGCGACGATGTAGCCGATGGTGCGCCCGTCCTCCGCCTCCACGACCCAGGCGAGGTCCGGGTGCCGCTCGACGTACGGCACCGCGAAGAGGTTCCCCCAGAGCTCGTCATCGGACAGCACCCCGGTGGCGTCTCCCCCGGCGTCGGCCGTCCGCAGGCAGATCTCGAACATCGCCGCGCGATCGGTCGGACGGTAGGGACGGATACGCGACACGGAGGCTCCTCGGGCAGGTCAGGTTCCGCTCAGCCTATCGGCGCGTGCGGTCGCCTCGACGTCGCGTCGCACCCACGGCACCAGCCAGGCCGCCAGCACGAGGACGACCCCGGCCCCGACGAACGCACCCCCGAGCGTGTCCGTCGCCCAATGCACCGACAGGAAGGTGCGCGACAGAGCCATGAGCACGATCCATGCGGCGCCCACGATCGCCACCCACACCCGCGGGAAGAGCACCCACAGCACGAGGGCGATGGTCGCCGCGTTCGCGGTGTGGCCGGACGGGAACGAGCCGTAATCGCTCACGACGAGCATGTCGTGCGGTCGGGCACGGCCGAAGATGTTCTTCAGGAGCTGCACGGCGCCCGCGCTGACGAGGAAGCAGAGCGCGGCGAACAGCGCACCCCGCCATCGCCGCAGGAGCAGCAGGACGAGGATCGTCCCCAGCGGCACCGCGAGGATGGCGACCCAGCCGCCGCCGATCCAGTTCAGCGCGAGGGCGAAGCTCAGCATCCAGTCCGCGCGGACCGCGGCGATCGTGTCGTTCCACCACTGGTCGAGGCCCGGCGTCTGCGGATACACGAAGACGACGAGAGCGCCGAGGGCAGTGGCCAGGAGGAGGCAGGCGACGCCCCACCACAGCAGCATCCGTCGATTCATCGTCCCATTGTGACGGACGCCCCCGCGATCGCGGGTCGGCGTGCCGGTCAGCGGGCGATGCGGGCGAGCCCCTCCTCGAGATCCGCGATGAGGTCGGCCACGTCCTCGATGCCGACGGAGAGACGCACGACGTTCTCCGGGACGGCGAGCTCGGTTCCGCGGACCGACGCGTGCGTCATCTCCGGCGGGTAGCCGATGAGCGACTCCACGCCGCCGAGGGACTCGGCGAGCTGGAACACGGTCGTGCTCTCGGCGAAGGCCCGGGCAGCGTCCGCACCCGCGGCGAGGCCCAGCGACAGCATCCCGCCGAAGCCGCTCATCTGCCGCGCGGCGATCTCGTGACCGGGGTGCGAGGCGAGGCCCGGGTAGAACACCTGCGCGAACTCCGGCCGCGCCTGCGCCCACTCGGCGATCGCCTGGGCGTTCTCGGAGTGCTGCCGCATCCGCACGGCGAGGGTCTTGATGCCCCGGGTCGTCAGCCAGGCATCCAGGGGCGCCGAGACCGCGCCCACCGCGAACTGCTGGAACTTCACGGCCTCGACGAAGCGGTCGTCGCCGAAGACGACGGCGCCGCCGAGCACGTCGGAGTGCCCGCCGAGGTACTTCGTCGTCGAGTGCACGACGAGGTCGGCGCCGAGCGCGAGCGGCTGCTGCAGAGCCGGCGAGGCGAACGTGTTGTCGACCACGACGAGCACCCCGGCCGCGTGCGCCACCTCGGCGATGAGTGCGATGTCGATGACCTTCAGCAGCGGGTTGCTCGGCGTCTCCAGCCACACGATGCGGGTCTCGGGACGGATGGCCGCCCGGATCACGTCGACGTCGGAGAGCTCGACCGTGGTCGTGTCGATCCCCCACGGCGCGAGCACCTTCGTGAGCAGACGGTAGGTGCCGCCGTAGACGTCGTTGCCGAGGAGCACGTGGTCGCCGGGCTTGAGGATGCCGCGGAGCAGACCGTCCTCCGCCGCGAGCCCCGAGGCGAACGACAGGGCCCTGACCGCGCCCTCGAGAGCGGCGAGCTGCGTTTCCAAGGAGGAGCGCGTCGGGTTGCCCGCGCGGTTGTACTCGTAGCCCTCGCGGAACCCTCCGATGCCGTCCTGCACGTGCGTCGACGCCTGATAGATCGGCGGGATGATCGCCCCGGTGATCGGGTCGGGCGCCTGTCCGGCGTGGATGGCTCGTGTGGCGAAGGCGTGGGCGTGGTCGGACATGCTCTCAGCCTACGTCCGGGTCCTCCGACGGGTCCCGGCCTGTTACGTCCCGCGTCACCGCGAGAGGTAGCCGAGCAGATCCTGCCGGGTCAGCACCGTGTGGGGCTTGCCGTCCTCGGTGACGAGGAGGGCGTCGGCGTCGGCGAGCGCGGCCCGTGCCTGCGCGACCGGCGCATGGATGCCGATCAGCGGCAGCCGCTCCCCCACGTGCGCGCCGACGGCGTCGCTCGGCTCGGCGTCGCCACGGAAGAGCAGGTCGAGCAGGCCCTTCTCGTCGACGGTGCCGACGACCTCGCCCATCATCACCGGCGGCTCGGCGCTGAGGACGACGAGCTGCGACACCTCGTACTCCGTCATCATGCCGATCGCCTCGAGCACCGTGTCGGTGGGGTGTGCGTGCACGAGGTCGGGAAGGCCGTGGCGGGAGGACCGGGCCGCGAGCACGTCGGCGACCGTCTCCCCCTCCTCCACCTCGCTGAAACCGTAGGAACGCATCCACCCGTCGTTGAAGATCTTGCCCAGGTAGCCGCGCCCGCCGTCCGGGAGGAGCACGACCATGACCGCGTCCGCCGGGAGGTCCTTCGCCACCCGCAGCGCGCCGACCACGGCCATGCCGCTGGAGCCGCCGACGAGGATGCCCTCCTCGCGGGCGAGGCGCCGCGTCATCGCGAAGGACTCCGCGTCGCCGACCGCGACGATCTCGTGCGGGACCGCGGGGTCGTACGCCCCCGGCCAGATGTCCTCGCCCACGCCCTCGACGAGGTAGGGCCGGCCGGTGCCGCCGCTGTACACGCTGCCTTCGGGGTCGACACCGACGATCCGCACGGCATCGTCTGACACCTCGCGCAGATAGCGGCCGGTGCCGGTGATCGTGCCGCCCGTCCCCACGCCGGCGACGAAATGGGTGACCCGGCCGTCGGTGTCCCGCCAGATCTCCGGTCCCGTCGTCTCGTAGTGGCTACGCGGCCCGTTCGGGTTCTCGTACTGGTTCGGCTTGAACGCCCCGGGGATCTCCCGTGCCAGCCGGTCACTCACGCTGTAGTACGACTCCGGGCTGTCAGCCGGGACCGAGGTCGGGGTCACGACGACCTCCGCGCCGTACGCGCGGAGCACGTCGATCTTGTCCTCGCCCACCTTGTCCGGGAGCACGAAGACGCAGCGGTAGCCGCGCTGCTGGGCGACGAGGGCGAGCCCGACGCCGGTGTTGCCGCTCGTGGGCTCGACGATCGTCCCGCCGGGCTGCAGGTCCCCCGCGGCCTCGGCGGCGTCGATGATCCGGGCCGCGATCCGATCCTTCGCCGACCCGCCCGGGTTCAGGTACTCGAGCTTCACGAGCACCGTGCACGCGATGCCCTCGGTGACGTGCTGGAGCTTCACCAGGGGCGTGTCGCCGACGAGGTCGACGATCGAGTCTGCGTACTTCATCTGTTCAGGGTACGGCGCGGGCTCCCGCCGCCGGGGCTGTGTTTCACCGCCGCTTCGACAGGCTCAGCGACCCAGAACCTGGGTCCCTGAGCCCGTCGAAGGGCCTGGGCCCGTCGAAGGGCCTGGGCCCCTGAGCCTGTCGAAGGGCCTGGGCCCCTGAGCCTGTCGAAGGGCATGAGCCCGTCGAAGGGTCAGCCCTTCGTCGCGCCGGCCAGCAGGCCGCGGACGAAGAAGCGCTGCAGGGCGAAGAACACGATCAGCGGGACGATGATCGAGATGAACGTTCCCGCGGACTGCAGGAACCACTTGTTGCCCCAGGTCCCGGAGAGCGAGTTCAGCGCCTGGGTGATCGGCAGGGCGCCGGGCGAGGCGAAGATCGTCGCGACCAGCAGGTCGTTCCACACCCAGAGGAACTGGAAGATCGCGAAGGACGCGATCGCCGGAGCCGCCAGCGGCAGGATGATCCGGAAGAACACCTGTCCGTGTCCGGCACCGTCGACGCGGGCCGCCTCGATGATCTCGCCCGGGATCTCGGAGATGAAGTTGTGGAGCATGAACGTCGCCAGCGGCAGCGCGAAGATCGCGTGCGCGATCCAGACGCGGGCGAAGCTGTACTGCACCTCGTTCAGCCCGAACCCGGGGAAGATCGGCACGTCGTTGATCGTCAGCCCGTCCGAGAACAGGCTCAGCAGCGGCACGAGGGCCATCTGGAGCGGCACGATCTGCAGCGCGAACACGAAGATGAAGAGCATGTTCCGACCCTTGAAGTCGATCCATGCGAACGCGTACGCGGCCAGCGCCGCCATCACGATCGGGAACACGGTGGCCGGGATCGTGATGGCCAGCGAGTTGATGAACGCGGTCGCGAGGGTCGTCGAGGTCCCGCCCGAGTTCCACGCCTGCACGTAGTTGTCGAACGTGAACTCCGGGTTGGAGAAGACCGTCCACCAGCCGCTGTTCTGCGTGTCGGCGCCCGGACGGAACGACGTCACGAAGAGGCCGAAGGTCGGGATCGTCCAGAAGAGCGCGATGACCGCGGCCGCGATCGTCGCCCCCTTCGAGGTCAGCTTCTTGTGGGCGGTCGCCTCGTTACGACGCGTGTCGCGCGCCACCTGGCGCTTGGTGCGGTTGTCCACGACGGTGGCCTGGGTTGCACTCATCAGCGGATCTCCCTCTGCTTGGCCATCGATCGGGCGTTGTAGACGATCAGCGGCAACACGAACAGGAACAGCACGACGGCGAGCGCCGACGAGTGCCCGTAGCTCTGGAACCGCTGCTGCTGGTTGACCATCTCGAAACCGAGGACGCTGGTCTCGTCACGACCGCCGGTCATCACGGCGACGATGTCGTACACCTTCAGCGAGGCGATCGTGATGGTCGTGAGGACGACGATCAGCGACGACCGGATGCCGGGCACCGTCACGTTGCGGAAGCGCTGCCAGGCGTTCGTGCCGTCGAGCTCGGCCGCCTCCATCTGCTCGATCGGCACGGCCTTGATCGCGGCGGAGAGGATGACCATCGCGAAGCCGGTCTGGGTCCAGATGAACACGATGAGCAGCATGAGCGTGTTGAGGATGGGCTTGATGGCCAGCCACTGCACCGGGTCGCCGCCGAAAGCGGTGACGATGGCGTTGAGGAGACCGATCTGGTCGCCCTGGCGGGCGTCGTACATGAACTTCCAGATGATGCCCGCGCCGACGAACGAGATCGCCACCGGCATGAACACGAGCACCTTCAGGAACTTCTCACCGCGCGCACGGTCGATGAAGACGGCGTACGCGAGACCGATGACCACCGAGATCACCGGAGCGAGCAGCGCCCAGATGATGGTGTTGATCACCGACGACGTGCCGACCGGGTTGGTGAAGACCCAGATGTAGTTCTCGAGTCCGACGAACTGGTTGCCCGACTTGTCGAAGAAGGACTTGAAGATCGTCGAGATCGCCGGGTAGATGAGGCCCAGCAGCAGCATGATCGCCGCGGGAGCCATGAACAGCACGAGCTGGAACAGGTAACCGGCTCCCTGTCGGGCGCGGAAGTCGGCGAAGAAGAGGAGCGCACCGACGAGCAGTGCGATCGCGACGACGTACACCACGGCGTTCGCGTAGGGACGAAGCAGCAGCAGGGCGAGCACCGGGATGACGAGGCACGCGACCAGCCGCATGATCGAGTAGCCGCGACCGGGGCGGGGCGCGAACTCGATCAGCACGAGGATGATCGCCACGACCACGCCGAACACGAGCAGCACGGCGGGGATCTGCACCAACGGATTCAGACCGCCCA
This genomic stretch from Microbacterium sp. Nx66 harbors:
- the mpaB gene encoding daptide biosynthesis RiPP recognition protein; the encoded protein is MGTSATTARRDEGPTGEDPLLGPHTLRAWVTGAREARTRVFLRETEAGAEAVAAAAGPEDVIFQPLESTSRPGTARIVGYSGTLADLGDEFFLGERGVELQDYIAASFVQIIGPTAVRFFDEASWRAFLDDADLARSTGVFAAAMLDPRVLLAGRHVLARPHEVETPGALRIAADGGVHLGLQGQEIGHVRDLPAVLGQALPRASALGGVPGSADLITELDARLWIGRYLDAADLRKMLRLPNGTGRIAGFGWTLLDDGLADAEPEATDPFLLDTAEGFLLADVGTRRRHLLSPLTATVVDAIQTSRTRGLAAARVARACGVPDAHARRLCLEALEVLGLHLGRPVESGQSGGTR
- a CDS encoding carbohydrate ABC transporter permease: MSHATIEKPVEADAPPTTHGTDEKGRKATRTVLAIGFVVVAALALLLVFTAPTEESSRITIGFSLNSFFLWLGGLNPLVQIPAVLLVFGVVVAIILVLIEFAPRPGRGYSIMRLVACLVIPVLALLLLRPYANAVVYVVAIALLVGALLFFADFRARQGAGYLFQLVLFMAPAAIMLLLGLIYPAISTIFKSFFDKSGNQFVGLENYIWVFTNPVGTSSVINTIIWALLAPVISVVIGLAYAVFIDRARGEKFLKVLVFMPVAISFVGAGIIWKFMYDARQGDQIGLLNAIVTAFGGDPVQWLAIKPILNTLMLLIVFIWTQTGFAMVILSAAIKAVPIEQMEAAELDGTNAWQRFRNVTVPGIRSSLIVVLTTITIASLKVYDIVAVMTGGRDETSVLGFEMVNQQQRFQSYGHSSALAVVLFLFVLPLIVYNARSMAKQREIR
- a CDS encoding phosphatase PAP2 family protein, producing MNRRMLLWWGVACLLLATALGALVVFVYPQTPGLDQWWNDTIAAVRADWMLSFALALNWIGGGWVAILAVPLGTILVLLLLRRWRGALFAALCFLVSAGAVQLLKNIFGRARPHDMLVVSDYGSFPSGHTANAATIALVLWVLFPRVWVAIVGAAWIVLMALSRTFLSVHWATDTLGGAFVGAGVVLVLAAWLVPWVRRDVEATARADRLSGT
- a CDS encoding carbohydrate ABC transporter permease codes for the protein MSATQATVVDNRTKRQVARDTRRNEATAHKKLTSKGATIAAAVIALFWTIPTFGLFVTSFRPGADTQNSGWWTVFSNPEFTFDNYVQAWNSGGTSTTLATAFINSLAITIPATVFPIVMAALAAYAFAWIDFKGRNMLFIFVFALQIVPLQMALVPLLSLFSDGLTINDVPIFPGFGLNEVQYSFARVWIAHAIFALPLATFMLHNFISEIPGEIIEAARVDGAGHGQVFFRIILPLAAPAIASFAIFQFLWVWNDLLVATIFASPGALPITQALNSLSGTWGNKWFLQSAGTFISIIVPLIVFFALQRFFVRGLLAGATKG
- the mpaA1 gene encoding MpaA1 family daptide-type RiPP yields the protein MNDSTEMSIRFQELDPMEAPSWDSFYQGVIGALVLIGIGAAAAT
- a CDS encoding cystathionine gamma-synthase, which codes for MSDHAHAFATRAIHAGQAPDPITGAIIPPIYQASTHVQDGIGGFREGYEYNRAGNPTRSSLETQLAALEGAVRALSFASGLAAEDGLLRGILKPGDHVLLGNDVYGGTYRLLTKVLAPWGIDTTTVELSDVDVIRAAIRPETRIVWLETPSNPLLKVIDIALIAEVAHAAGVLVVVDNTFASPALQQPLALGADLVVHSTTKYLGGHSDVLGGAVVFGDDRFVEAVKFQQFAVGAVSAPLDAWLTTRGIKTLAVRMRQHSENAQAIAEWAQARPEFAQVFYPGLASHPGHEIAARQMSGFGGMLSLGLAAGADAARAFAESTTVFQLAESLGGVESLIGYPPEMTHASVRGTELAVPENVVRLSVGIEDVADLIADLEEGLARIAR
- a CDS encoding GNAT family N-acetyltransferase, producing the protein MSRIRPYRPTDRAAMFEICLRTADAGGDATGVLSDDELWGNLFAVPYVERHPDLAWVVEAEDGRTIGYIVATDDTDAFYAWFRDEWWPTLHARYPRSADPQTREQKLIEYGYTREPGVEPNAAEYPAHLHIDLLPETQGQGLGRGLIETLFAELRRRGVPALHLGMDPANSGAAAFYERLGMTRLPSGPGGLTYGVRFDG
- the mpaC gene encoding daptide-type RiPP biosynthesis dehydogenase → MAVGGGSVLDASKIAALALSPGRLFDFALRHAATAALTVLPDAPPPVDIIAMPSTLGTSSETNSVAILRNRYGSRLLIGRPLRPRHAVLDPERLATLSPAAVREGALEAFLRVAGASTSPRTERAERDARLLGRALLEAAAGEAISAAGRLRLARLSAATQRTAALRGPDPYSARHWYLANEVAFHLGARKMTATVAVIAAVWRRIGAGDLRWGDRVSLEAFWTGVVGATGLPREPAAGIAALVDQADLPSPPRPSAREIDRVAAAVETAWGDHRPMLRGIRAADIRAVLHDSRWSTPPVGDRRPRTAERR
- a CDS encoding cystathionine beta-synthase; its protein translation is MKYADSIVDLVGDTPLVKLQHVTEGIACTVLVKLEYLNPGGSAKDRIAARIIDAAEAAGDLQPGGTIVEPTSGNTGVGLALVAQQRGYRCVFVLPDKVGEDKIDVLRAYGAEVVVTPTSVPADSPESYYSVSDRLAREIPGAFKPNQYENPNGPRSHYETTGPEIWRDTDGRVTHFVAGVGTGGTITGTGRYLREVSDDAVRIVGVDPEGSVYSGGTGRPYLVEGVGEDIWPGAYDPAVPHEIVAVGDAESFAMTRRLAREEGILVGGSSGMAVVGALRVAKDLPADAVMVVLLPDGGRGYLGKIFNDGWMRSYGFSEVEEGETVADVLAARSSRHGLPDLVHAHPTDTVLEAIGMMTEYEVSQLVVLSAEPPVMMGEVVGTVDEKGLLDLLFRGDAEPSDAVGAHVGERLPLIGIHAPVAQARAALADADALLVTEDGKPHTVLTRQDLLGYLSR
- the mpaD gene encoding daptide-type RiPP biosynthesis aminotransferase, translating into MSVPHALWTSMLPADTAFPTDRVAVGASGHRISYADGSHRLCATSGLWNVPLGFGNPRVAEAVNRAAHDASYLSLFRAPHRYAEDAADALIALAGSERYRRVIFSTSGGAANDAAMKLARQYWAQQGAGSRSLVVGLRGSYHGTMYGSHVLSGDELLQSVYGVDRRTVRHVSHSDDGEELAALLEREGSRVASVVVEPVLGSGAHALSDAFVHRLLELRERHGFLLVADEVATGFGRTGSLFATDRWASAPDVLILSKALTNGAMGAAVLLVGHRIAMAYARGGWTFVHGETQAGTPACAAAILAVIDELRCIDVEATAQALATALHRLARSWQDEGIVTDVTGSGCFVGLGLRRPDDSPLSGTEVLEVVSAISDSGVVVHPGPSSFQLIPAYGFSPAELAETDRAVRAGLALVREAAA